The segment TGTTGTCAATTATAAGTttgtaaaaattgatatttctCCTTTAGTGCTGACTGATGTGATGTAGAATGTCAGGATATTGAGTCTATATTACTAACATTTCAATTAAGATGACATTCATACTATTTTTATCGTGACTTATTTACTATcgtatttcattttcatattgTTTTATATGAGAAGCAATATGAGtttaaacaataaatacaaaaaaaaaaaacctcaaaaCATTTTTAAGTATACTTTTCTCAAAAAGCATttgtagaagaaaaaaaaacctacacaTTTGAGAAACAGAATGATGTTTTTGGTGAGATAAAATGACAATAAAACAGCTAAAAGAGATCACATAGTCCCTTGCCATTATGCTGAACAAGTACAGTATAAACTATAGTTTTAAGCATCTAAAATAAAGGCTAAGACACCTAGTCTAGAAAAAGCCAAACACAACAAAGATTCAGAATTTACATCATGTCTAACACTGAactatcaaaatgaaaaaactTCAGAACCCCCTACCCCTTGATTGATCCCTTCTCCAATCAACTTGATATGGCCCTCTGGGTGACATAATTTGTGGCCTGTTTGGTATACCATTATTAATAGGTGGTTGCATAGGTGTTGCCAATGGTCCCTGATGAGCCAAGTGCTGCGGAAAATTATGGCCTAATGGATATGGAGGACGCTGCAAGGGTGGAGGGGCTTGTGGCCGCCACTCAGGGatgtcatcatcatcgtcattcCACGATGAATTTCCAGGACCAACATTGTTAGCACCAGTTTGTCCATACTTTAGTATAAGTTCCCTCATTTGGTCTACAGGGCGAGAAGGGGGTGTTTGGTTATATGGGTTCATTCTTGACCCATGGTGGTACATGTTTTGAGATGGGTGCCTAGGCCTAGAAGCATTTACGTTGCCAGAAAAATTAAACTCAGGCAAATCATCATCGTCACGACCAGCTTTGGGACCAAACCCAGGTGGGATGTCATCGTCATCATCCATTGCAGGATCATTTTTCACAGACATGGGCATAGGGATCGAATTTACATTAACGTTTCCAGCTTTTTCATGCTGTTGTCCTCCCTGTTGTTTTTTCAAACTGTGTTTATGGTGTGAAGACGAGTTAGGTGATATTGTTGAACTTATATGAAGTTTTCTCCATACAACTACGCCAATTAGACCATTATCTGTAGAATCATATAGCTCTTTAGGGTCTTTGGAAAGGTGTTTGCTTATCATATCGAGTATGTGTGGTGGACACAGATATAGTTCCACTCCTGGAGCAGGTTCCGCGAACCCCAACCTCTCATCTGAAGCGTAGGAATGCACTGCCTATTATCGAAAGACCCAGTAAGCAAATCAACCATAGACTTAAACTAATTTTACTGAACAAGAATTGCTAAGAAACGGAAAATAAACTCAGATTGGTACCTCAGATAGGTCTGCCCGTTCCCTCTCAGATGACTTATCCTTCAAAACAAATTGAACAACCTGCATCATATGTAAATATGATTAGCACAACGTATTTGAAGATCTTTTGCAATTTATGTAAAGCATAAGCTAAGATTTTTTGTTACAACTTGACATTCATCCACTTTGGTTTAAGATTGATGGCTAAGCCAAACGAGTCGAAAAGTTGTATTTTTGCGCAGACTAAATACTTGTTACAAATAGCTAAATACTGCGTAAAGTTGAGTGATACGttgattttatcttaaaacaATAGAAAGTTTGATATCTCTGACATTGAAAAAGCCTAAAATTTGAGGGAGTTAAAGAAAATCTGTAGAGCCTTCCATTATTCAACTCACAACATTTCCATCCACAGCTCGACCCAAAAGGCAAATCATCCAGTAAAAAGTTAAGAGAGTAGAAAGGACATATGGTCACAAACCATTCAGCAACCATATATTGCATATCACTATATTCCCAATAGCTGGAATATACATTCTTGGTTCGACAACGCAAgtcatcaaaaaataataaaaacctaCACACTGTCTGCAATAATCTGCAACCTGAAGTATGGCAGAAAAGACCAACTACAACAAAGGAAGGGGAACCATAAGATACCATGACTGCACGACTTCGTGACATAGgaagctcttgaagaaatttCTCAAATGCATCAAGTCGAACTCTACCCTTGATCTCAAGAGAGCTTGGCCACCCGTTAGTTGGTGTCTTTTCACCACTGAAATAGAAGATAATAGAAGAAGAAATGCCAGTCTTGTTAGCACCACTTGTGAAGTTATAACCAACAAGTGCAACTTAAATGTTCTAGAAGGGAATACACACAGAAATAAAGGAAATTGACTCCAGAAATAGAGAATCCACTCAGGAAATTCAAAACAAAGCACTACACagagaaaataaaggaaaactAATCCAAAGCATACAAGAACATGCAATTGCAGTTGAAATTCATTCGTCCAGCAGAGAGAATTTTCAAGAGCTATCAATTAtcaagaagagagagaaaaatatcaTGGTACTAAAATTCAGAGAAAATAGAATGAAAGAAACGGCCTGTAGAGACTCAAGCGTGAAAATAGAATGAAAGAAACGGCCTGTAGAGACTCAAGCGTGACTACAGTGCACTATAATATACAAGAGCAACATAATATATAGTAATTGAAAGGATCTGGTAAGCGATTTTAAAGAACAGGCATACCTTCTAAACGAACCAAAGACTGTAACCAAGGATGAAATAGTAAGCTGCAGTTCCCCCTCCCAGATACATGGAACTCTAGAAACACTACCATGTGGTCCTGTCATCTTGATAGGGCTCAAATCACCAGAACTAGTTACTTTCTTTACTACAGGGCTTCCCGCAGATACCAGAGACTCTTTTTGCTCTACATGATTCTTGACCCCTTCAAGAGATTTGTCTTCAGAAGCAACAACAGGGTATTTAGCGGCTAGACCAGAACCCACAGCATTGTTAGGGTCCTCGGAACTTCCTTTTTCTGGAAGAAGGGCAGAATGATTGTCTTCAACAGGCAGGTTATCAAAAGGAGGTTCAGAATCAAGTGATTCCATGAATTCAGTTAAGGAAACAATAGGAGGAAGAAGTTCCGCATTCTTGAATTCTTCTACAACCATCCCCTGCAACAAATCAGCCCCATCAGCTGGAATTACCAAGCTGTCTTTCACATCTTGCTTTTCTGAGTTATTACGTTGGCTGGTAAGATTTTCTTTACTTCCTAACTCATCCTTACCAGAAGGGCCAGAATTTCTCCCCCTATCTTTCTTCGGCATAAACTGCGTGACATTTGAACCTGCAGATATCTCAGAtgcaatattattatcatcccgCTCAAAATCAACCTGATATTCACCCTTGTGAGTTTTCTTAACCAAACGTCTCATGTCAATTGCATTATCAGGTAAAACAACCATCTGAGCAAGTTCCTCGGCTTTTGCCACCCGCCACTCAGATAGCTCTTTCGAAGCAAGTTCTTCAGCAGTCATTGAACATAACTTATCCGGAGGTATCTCACCTGACATCACTCTCTCTCTCAGTTCAGGATTACTGCGATCTTTTAGGTTGAAGAGAAGAGACCTGCCCctctctttatattttttgttcacaCCTCCAAACAATTTAAAAAGTTCCGCCTCAATGTGCAAAGCTAAATCTTCGGGAGATGATTTTGCATGCTCACCTTTATCTTCAACCACATCCTCATCAAACAAATTGGCCTTTTCAGCATCCTGGAGGAAATCAGTTTCTCTTAAATGCATATCTAGATCCATTGCCCAAGTGAGACCATTCCCTTGCAAGAGTTCATCTTTGACAAAGAAATTGTCACTGAAGGGAACATCGTCCACATGCAACTCAAATTCTGTAGAGCAAGGTACAGAATTTCCCATGCTCACATCATCATGAAGCCCAAGAGACAAACTATGACCGTCATTATTTGTATCAACAGGAAAAGGACCAATTGAAGGAAGTACATCACCAGAGTTTTGAGGAACGTGTGAATCAGAGCTTTGGGGTAGACCTTCATTGGCAGTTGTCGTAGTTACATCCAGTTGTGAAGGCTGAGAACCCACTGCTTCACTCAGATCCTTGGCAGCTGGATTCTGGCAAGCCATAGCCAGAGCTGAAGCAAGTGATTCTCTCATTTTGGACCTAATGGCATCAGAGGACTCAGACTGCGCCTTGGAGGTCGGCTCAACTTGAATTGAGCGTCCTTTTGGAGTCTGTGACCGCTGGGAGGCAGTTCTATTGGATATGGATTCATTTCGGGTCAATTTCTTGGTTGACGCAGGAACACTAGTTGAACCTCCCAAAGTTAACTTTGACTGTTGCTGTCCAGGTTTCTTAATAGCAGAAGATTGCTGCACAAAACCTGGAGACGCAGACAAAAAAGTTCCCTGTGCAGTCCGCTTATTTGGCATTGATGACACCTGAGGTGTAGAACCATGCGGCATTGATGACATCTCAGCCTTGCGCTTGGTGAGTACTGATGATTTCTGCACACCTGGACTATTTGGCACATATCTATCTCCTCCAGTCTGCTGATGTGACAACATGAAGTGTTGAGAGTTCATTCTGGGTCCCATTGGCCCCAACTGATTCACAGGAACTGAAGTATTAAATCTGTTGGCTGTAGGCTCATTTGACCAAACAAGCTGCTGTGAAGTTGGCACGTGTCCAATGATACTGGTCTGCATATGTGCTATAGAGTCCGGATTATTGGAAACATGATCCATTTGAATGAGCTGACCATCAGGTGGTCCTGAAAATTGCTGAGAAACAAGATCGCTGGACATGACAAAATAACACAGTGTGTGGACGGAGGGCCTGCACTTTAAAATAAAGACACCATGTTATTTACACCATCTTCTTCCTCCAAATCTGATTTATTCAATAGAACAAGAAGATCTATGCACACAGAGAAGCAGCAAGGAAAATAATGAACCCCTTTTGAAAGGAAAGGAAGCCCCACATATCAAAgccatgaaaaaaaaaagaaaaaacaaaaaggaaaccCCTCAAAAAAGGAAATAGAAATCTGATTCGCATATTCAGAAAGGATCGACAAACCAACCACCACAGCTTCAAAATTAGACAAAACACCATAACACTAATATACACAGCTTGGCATAGATGACACATAAGCAATTAAGCGAAGTGTGTGTGCCTCTCAGACAAAAAAGAAAGACATTCGCACCAGGCTCACTGCGtaatattagattaattatGTCAAAATATATGTACTAGATACATATATGCTGCTACTTGTGCCATCCATACGAGGTGCCAAGCCACTTGGTGTCCATATTTGAGAAGAATGCAGCACCCCATGACTTCTAAGAACTAGAGAATTTAGCATCCCAGGGGTTTATGCTAAAATACATCACAAGCACATCCAATGTTAGCCAAACAGTCTCAAAGGACACAACAGTGAGTTCCAGACAAAGTAAAGTCCATAAGTTAAAAGAGCATCGGTTGGAAGGAGAAGAGAAGAATCTCAAATTAATTCTTGCAGAGAGACAAGATAATTCATGTTGCAGAAAGAAAAGATGTAAAAAAATCAGTAGCATCAATTTACAACCCTAAAGTGGTAAGCCGTGGCAGTAATTATACAACTTTAAGTGGTAGAGCCCCACCTAAACAAGAAAAATGTTCGAAGTTCTAGAATTTGAAAGCTTAATATTCTATAAAAGCAACCTAGCGTACCAATGAAATATTCACATTCCATTATGACAGCTCCATCTGAGAGTTACGGATTtctctaattattttattatttaacatttGAATGTTCTAAAAAtcaaaagttatttaaataagGAATTCATGCAGCACTTTGCAAGGACTGCTGTCAATCCAAACATCCAAAATGAGCAAAGATAGCTGATAATCCCCATAAGTAGGAGACAGACAGACCAAAGAATACATCTAAAGTAAAATCATTCCAATAAAAACCCAACTTTCCACACAACTAATAAAAAACTCCAAAAGACAAGTCATAAGCTTTCAAGATAAAAACATCTTGTACCAGAAACAAGACCTTTGCATACCCAATAGAAACCCATCACACAACTAATAGAGAACTCCAAAAGACAAGTCATAAGCTTTCAAAACAAACACATCCAGTTCCAAAAACAAGACCTTTGCATATCCAACCCATAATCCTCAAAACATCTCAAACCGAAACCCTAGTTCCCAATCTTTCAAGGATATCCAAGATCCTATAGTTACCACAATTCCGAAACACCACTTGCAGGGCAAAAAAGAACTTACATAGATAAAACATATCAAGGGTCAGATAAATTAGTAACAGCACTTGCAGGCAAAGAGAAACATACAAATAGACAAAAGGGTATAAATCTTTTTAACTATATGAGCAGAACTAAAATCGAATTTGATAAACAGAACTACCAAAACTACAAAACCCCCAATTCCCCCCTCCCCACCCAAAacaaaaaatgacaaattaaaCCTCCACAATCAGAAGTTCACCTTTACCTACCAAACCCAGATGATaacatcaaaaatcaagaaacgcAACGTATCATCCCAATCCAAATCCTTAAAGGGTATCGAAAAAACACAATCTTgaacagaaaaaaaatttaaaaaatcacaaGATTGGTCAAACGATAGTTACCTCAAATCAGCAAGAAAACGGAGTAAAACAGCTAGAAACACCAAAAACTGAGCTGCCCACATACATTTTGGATAGagacgaagaagaagagagaattgGGAGCTGAGCTGAGGCTAAGCTTTATCTTCATTTTATtgggaaaataataaaaaaaagccCTAGAAAACCCAATTTAAATAGCGGCGAAGGCGATACAGATTCACAAGAGCCTTTGAACCATATTTTGGGCCCTAAACCTTTCTATTGCACAAATAGCCATAAATTCTTATCCTCCATCTATGAGATAAAAGGCCTAAATAGGTTTGAGATTTAACTTCGTTCGGATatgatttgaaattaaattgatatgaaatcaaagttttattttaattcgtaatatagaattttttttgttgaatttttttcatagtTACAAAAATTTCTTATATTGAAAGACTATAAAAATTTCTCTGATTCTTATACAATTTTAAGCAAATAATAGTTTGTATAGAATATATCGAAATATTATAAGAAGTCGCATTGATAAATCACATGTTCTTAGCAAATGTATGTGATTAAAAACtttcaaaaacatataataaagaTTCACTAACAATAATAGTAGAAACAACTACTTTTAGTTGTATGTCtattatgtaaaataaataaattatgcacattcaaatgttaaagaataaataatctCAATCATTTATTGTTCaaacctaaaaaaatattttaatcgtttaaatttttatatacatttagATATCCTAATATTCATACAAGTGAGTCTAGAAGAAGAACAATAGAGATAATACTTACAATATGACACAAAGTGTGCCACGCCAGAAGGACTGAGAGTCGCAACTACTTAAGGTCACGGTCTTCATCGCACCTTGGTGAAgcagaattttgaaaaatgttaaaTGTTGACGTTGCGATTCACAAAAATGGATACTTTTGATGGATATGTAAATAACCATTCTGGGATATAGGAAATGATCAAAAGCCCATTTGTTCTATAAACTTTCAAAGAGATTCCTAATATAGAGTAATCATCAAGGTGAGTTACTCTTAAGCATCTATGAATGTAATTTACGCATATGAAAAATTCATAAAGAAATTtagatttcataaaaaaaaaatcaagaacatAAAGAGGCCAGAAGATTTAGAATTTCTTCAATTGGGTAAAAACTCGTGACCTCCCGTTCTATTCAGCGGCGGAGaaaatatatgtgttttattgcAAAAAACGCCAGTACTTCATGAGTCTCGTGAGTTGTGACCTCCTATTCTATTCAGCGGCGGAGAAAATACATGTATTTTATTGCTAAAAACTCAAGTATTTCATGAGCCTCGTGACCTCTGTTCTATTCAGCGACggagaaaatatatttgttttattgcTAAAAACGCAAGTATTTCATGAATCGAACAAGATCAAAAATAATTTGGGCCTTGGCCCATTAAACCACTTAAGTgtcattaatttaaaaaaattaaaaaataaaataaaaggtgataaaaataagcaaaaaaacAATATTGTTAGTCTCAACAAGTGGCAAGTAGGTACGGCTGGCAGCAGAACCGGTAACGGAACTATCGGACTGGCACCAACCGAAATTGGTGCCCACCAGGCAGAAAAAGTCTGGAACAGGTGTCCACAAGCGGAAAAGGCCGGAATCAGATTAGACCGGTACCGATAGTTTTAGAATTTATACGTTGTATCGTCTCAAACTGATACTGTATCGGGACCAACTGGTAAATCAAGATAacaactcttttttttaaaaaaaaaataaattaaaagttacaaaaattttcttttaaaagtctaatttagaagaaataaattacaaaatattgctttttaaatttaattttaaactttacatcataaaatttaaaactctaaaaatttaaatttcaaacttttaaagtttaaaagtttaaatttcaaactttaaaagtttaaatgtttatatttcaagctttaaaaattgaaagttgaaatttttaagtttcaactttgtcatttgaaattgaaaatataaattttaaaaaagacttTGTATTAGAATTTAAggcaataatatatatataaaaaaaacctaaGGCGAATACCCTAtagttttattaataaaaattaaatattagaatttgaGTTACAATATTAGTAGAGGACCTAATTTACATAATCACTTCTAGGAAGGGTATCG is part of the Solanum pennellii chromosome 8, SPENNV200 genome and harbors:
- the LOC107028502 gene encoding uncharacterized protein LOC107028502 isoform X1, which translates into the protein MWAAQFLVFLAVLLRFLADLRPSVHTLCYFVMSSDLVSQQFSGPPDGQLIQMDHVSNNPDSIAHMQTSIIGHVPTSQQLVWSNEPTANRFNTSVPVNQLGPMGPRMNSQHFMLSHQQTGGDRYVPNSPGVQKSSVLTKRKAEMSSMPHGSTPQVSSMPNKRTAQGTFLSASPGFVQQSSAIKKPGQQQSKLTLGGSTSVPASTKKLTRNESISNRTASQRSQTPKGRSIQVEPTSKAQSESSDAIRSKMRESLASALAMACQNPAAKDLSEAVGSQPSQLDVTTTTANEGLPQSSDSHVPQNSGDVLPSIGPFPVDTNNDGHSLSLGLHDDVSMGNSVPCSTEFELHVDDVPFSDNFFVKDELLQGNGLTWAMDLDMHLRETDFLQDAEKANLFDEDVVEDKGEHAKSSPEDLALHIEAELFKLFGGVNKKYKERGRSLLFNLKDRSNPELRERVMSGEIPPDKLCSMTAEELASKELSEWRVAKAEELAQMVVLPDNAIDMRRLVKKTHKGEYQVDFERDDNNIASEISAGSNVTQFMPKKDRGRNSGPSGKDELGSKENLTSQRNNSEKQDVKDSLVIPADGADLLQGMVVEEFKNAELLPPIVSLTEFMESLDSEPPFDNLPVEDNHSALLPEKGSSEDPNNAVGSGLAAKYPVVASEDKSLEGVKNHVEQKESLVSAGSPVVKKVTSSGDLSPIKMTGPHGSVSRVPCIWEGELQLTISSLVTVFGSFRSGEKTPTNGWPSSLEIKGRVRLDAFEKFLQELPMSRSRAVMVVQFVLKDKSSERERADLSEAVHSYASDERLGFAEPAPGVELYLCPPHILDMISKHLSKDPKELYDSTDNGLIGVVVWRKLHISSTISPNSSSHHKHSLKKQQGGQQHEKAGNVNVNSIPMPMSVKNDPAMDDDDDIPPGFGPKAGRDDDDLPEFNFSGNVNASRPRHPSQNMYHHGSRMNPYNQTPPSRPVDQMRELILKYGQTGANNVGPGNSSWNDDDDDIPEWRPQAPPPLQRPPYPLGHNFPQHLAHQGPLATPMQPPINNGIPNRPQIMSPRGPYQVDWRRDQSRGRGF
- the LOC107028502 gene encoding uncharacterized protein LOC107028502 isoform X2 encodes the protein MSSDLVSQQFSGPPDGQLIQMDHVSNNPDSIAHMQTSIIGHVPTSQQLVWSNEPTANRFNTSVPVNQLGPMGPRMNSQHFMLSHQQTGGDRYVPNSPGVQKSSVLTKRKAEMSSMPHGSTPQVSSMPNKRTAQGTFLSASPGFVQQSSAIKKPGQQQSKLTLGGSTSVPASTKKLTRNESISNRTASQRSQTPKGRSIQVEPTSKAQSESSDAIRSKMRESLASALAMACQNPAAKDLSEAVGSQPSQLDVTTTTANEGLPQSSDSHVPQNSGDVLPSIGPFPVDTNNDGHSLSLGLHDDVSMGNSVPCSTEFELHVDDVPFSDNFFVKDELLQGNGLTWAMDLDMHLRETDFLQDAEKANLFDEDVVEDKGEHAKSSPEDLALHIEAELFKLFGGVNKKYKERGRSLLFNLKDRSNPELRERVMSGEIPPDKLCSMTAEELASKELSEWRVAKAEELAQMVVLPDNAIDMRRLVKKTHKGEYQVDFERDDNNIASEISAGSNVTQFMPKKDRGRNSGPSGKDELGSKENLTSQRNNSEKQDVKDSLVIPADGADLLQGMVVEEFKNAELLPPIVSLTEFMESLDSEPPFDNLPVEDNHSALLPEKGSSEDPNNAVGSGLAAKYPVVASEDKSLEGVKNHVEQKESLVSAGSPVVKKVTSSGDLSPIKMTGPHGSVSRVPCIWEGELQLTISSLVTVFGSFRSGEKTPTNGWPSSLEIKGRVRLDAFEKFLQELPMSRSRAVMVVQFVLKDKSSERERADLSEAVHSYASDERLGFAEPAPGVELYLCPPHILDMISKHLSKDPKELYDSTDNGLIGVVVWRKLHISSTISPNSSSHHKHSLKKQQGGQQHEKAGNVNVNSIPMPMSVKNDPAMDDDDDIPPGFGPKAGRDDDDLPEFNFSGNVNASRPRHPSQNMYHHGSRMNPYNQTPPSRPVDQMRELILKYGQTGANNVGPGNSSWNDDDDDIPEWRPQAPPPLQRPPYPLGHNFPQHLAHQGPLATPMQPPINNGIPNRPQIMSPRGPYQVDWRRDQSRGRGF